The Belonocnema kinseyi isolate 2016_QV_RU_SX_M_011 chromosome 10, B_treatae_v1, whole genome shotgun sequence genome has a window encoding:
- the LOC117182228 gene encoding maltase 2-like isoform X2, whose amino-acid sequence MSHLCRVFAFLCLFGIGASEIQNKGWWKNTVFYQIYPWSFMDSDNDGVGDLNGITSKLEHFRDAGVGAIWLSPIYKSPMVDFGYDIQDFRAIDERFGTLDDFTTLTKAAKQLGIKVILDLVPNHTSDKHEWFQQSLAGNETYNGYYIWKPSKLEGDPPNNWISVFSGPAWTYNEEKKLWYFHQFEYRQPDLNYANPKVKMEMEEVIKFWLDKGVDGFRVDAVPHLFEDDGLKDEPRSNVPDATDRDYTYLNHIYTKDDQRTYDLVQSWRKVLDDWADEHNETEKMGNHDRPRTESRYPGRGDQMTMLAMILPGVAVTYNGEEIGMVDKSDISWEDTQDPQGCNAGKDKYKLNSRDPNRTPFQWDNSLNAGFSNGTPWLPVHYNYNEINLKREKETKNSHYKVYQALTTLRNNSHALRDGSLNVTILNDTILIVRRDHKDETILLLINFLDAQDQIVNLRSVVSNADKTDNILLLAGSNLPSIDWGEPVDLLKVKLPAKSSLVLSSKPKVEPVDGGGASAISPIKIVLAVCLIIVFHLL is encoded by the exons gAATAACTAGCAAATTGGAACATTTTCGCGATGCGGGTGTGGGTGCAATATGGTTATCGCCTATTTACAAGAGTCCAATGGTAGACTTTGGGTACGACATTCAGGATTTCAGGGCAATTGACGAAAGGTTCGGAACTTTAGATGATTTCACGACATTAACGAAGGCTGCAAAACAGTTAGGAATTAAG gtTATTTTGGACTTAGTTCCAAATCACACGTCTGATAAACATGAATGGTTTCAACAAAGCTTAGCTGGTAACGAAACTTATAATGGATACTATATATGGAAACCTAGTAAACTAGAGGGCGATCCTCCAAATAACTGGATAAGTGTATTCAGCGGTCCAGCGTGGACTTATAACGAAGAGAAAAAATTATGGTACTTTCATCAATTCGAATATAGACAGCCAGATTTAAATTATGCTAATCCAAAAGTTAAGATGGAAATGGAA GAGGTGATTAAATTCTGGTTAGATAAAGGAGTGGATGGTTTCCGAGTGGATGCTGTACCTCATCTTTTTGAGGATGACGGTCTTAAAGACGAACCTCGCTCAAACGTACCTGATGCAACCGATCGAGactatacttatttaaatcaCATTTACACTAAAGATGACCAGCGTACTTACGATCTGGTCCAAAGCTGGAGGAAAGTGCTGGATGACTGGGCAGATGAACATAACGAAACAGAAAAG ATGGGAAATCACGATCGGCCTCGAACGGAGAGCCGATATCCAGGAAGAGGAGACCAGATGACAATGCTGGCCATGATTCTTCCGGGAGTAGCAGTGACTTACAATGGTGAAGAAATTGGAATGGTGGATAAATCTGATATATCCTGGGAAGATACCCAAGATCCACAAGGCTGTAACGCTGGCAaggataaatataaattaaattctcgTGATCCCAACAGGACACCTTTTCAATGGGACAATTCTCTAAACGCAG gTTTTTCCAATGGAACACCGTGGCTTCCCGTACATTataattacaatgaaataaaCCTTAAGAGAGAAAAGGAAACGAAAAATTCTCATTATAAAGTTTATCAAGCATTAACAACCTTAAGAAACAATTCCCATGCTTTAAGAGACGGCAGTCTGAATGTCACGATTTTGAATGATACAATTCTAATTGTTCGCCGCGATCACAAAGATGAGACGATATTACTTTTGATAAACTTTTTGGATGCACAGGACCAAATCGTTAATTTACGATCTGTAGTATCAAATGCTGATAAAACTGATAACATTTTGCTGCTTGCAGGATCCAACCTACCAAGCATTGATTGGGG TGAGCCGGTAGAtttgttgaaagtgaaacttCCAGCCAAATCCTCTCTCGTTCTATCATCTAAGCCTAAGGTTGAACCTGTGGACGGAGGAGGAGCATCTGCAATATCACCTATCAAAATAGTTTTAGCTGTATGTCTTATAATTGTATTTCACCTTCTGTAA
- the LOC117182228 gene encoding maltase 1-like isoform X1 — MSHLCRVFAFLCLFGIGASEIQNKGWWKNTVFYQIYPWSFMDSDNDGVGDLNGITSKLEHFRDAGVGAIWLSPIYKSPMVDFGYDIQDFRAIDERFGTLDDFTTLTKAAKQLGIKVILDLVPNHTSDKHEWFQQSLAGNETYNGYYIWKPSKLEGDPPNNWISVFSGPAWTYNEEKKLWYFHQFEYRQPDLNYANPKVKMEMEEVIKFWLDKGVDGFRVDAVPHLFEDDGLKDEPRSNVPDATDRDYTYLNHIYTKDDQRTYDLVQSWRKVLDDWADEHNETEKVMMTEAYTDLDNTVKFYKYGAHVPFNFKFITDVTVFSKPTDFKKLIETWINNMPEDSSANWVMGNHDRPRTESRYPGRGDQMTMLAMILPGVAVTYNGEEIGMVDKSDISWEDTQDPQGCNAGKDKYKLNSRDPNRTPFQWDNSLNAGFSNGTPWLPVHYNYNEINLKREKETKNSHYKVYQALTTLRNNSHALRDGSLNVTILNDTILIVRRDHKDETILLLINFLDAQDQIVNLRSVVSNADKTDNILLLAGSNLPSIDWGEPVDLLKVKLPAKSSLVLSSKPKVEPVDGGGASAISPIKIVLAVCLIIVFHLL; from the exons gAATAACTAGCAAATTGGAACATTTTCGCGATGCGGGTGTGGGTGCAATATGGTTATCGCCTATTTACAAGAGTCCAATGGTAGACTTTGGGTACGACATTCAGGATTTCAGGGCAATTGACGAAAGGTTCGGAACTTTAGATGATTTCACGACATTAACGAAGGCTGCAAAACAGTTAGGAATTAAG gtTATTTTGGACTTAGTTCCAAATCACACGTCTGATAAACATGAATGGTTTCAACAAAGCTTAGCTGGTAACGAAACTTATAATGGATACTATATATGGAAACCTAGTAAACTAGAGGGCGATCCTCCAAATAACTGGATAAGTGTATTCAGCGGTCCAGCGTGGACTTATAACGAAGAGAAAAAATTATGGTACTTTCATCAATTCGAATATAGACAGCCAGATTTAAATTATGCTAATCCAAAAGTTAAGATGGAAATGGAA GAGGTGATTAAATTCTGGTTAGATAAAGGAGTGGATGGTTTCCGAGTGGATGCTGTACCTCATCTTTTTGAGGATGACGGTCTTAAAGACGAACCTCGCTCAAACGTACCTGATGCAACCGATCGAGactatacttatttaaatcaCATTTACACTAAAGATGACCAGCGTACTTACGATCTGGTCCAAAGCTGGAGGAAAGTGCTGGATGACTGGGCAGATGAACATAACGAAACAGAAAAG GTTATGATGACAGAAGCTTACACAGACCTGGACAATACTGTAAAGTTTTACAAATACGGTGCTCATGTGCCGTTTAACTTCAAGTTTATTACCGATGTAACAGTATTTTCAAAACCAACCGATTTCAAGAAACTAATAGAAACCTGGATTAACAACATGCCTGAGGATAGCTCTGCTAATTGGGTG ATGGGAAATCACGATCGGCCTCGAACGGAGAGCCGATATCCAGGAAGAGGAGACCAGATGACAATGCTGGCCATGATTCTTCCGGGAGTAGCAGTGACTTACAATGGTGAAGAAATTGGAATGGTGGATAAATCTGATATATCCTGGGAAGATACCCAAGATCCACAAGGCTGTAACGCTGGCAaggataaatataaattaaattctcgTGATCCCAACAGGACACCTTTTCAATGGGACAATTCTCTAAACGCAG gTTTTTCCAATGGAACACCGTGGCTTCCCGTACATTataattacaatgaaataaaCCTTAAGAGAGAAAAGGAAACGAAAAATTCTCATTATAAAGTTTATCAAGCATTAACAACCTTAAGAAACAATTCCCATGCTTTAAGAGACGGCAGTCTGAATGTCACGATTTTGAATGATACAATTCTAATTGTTCGCCGCGATCACAAAGATGAGACGATATTACTTTTGATAAACTTTTTGGATGCACAGGACCAAATCGTTAATTTACGATCTGTAGTATCAAATGCTGATAAAACTGATAACATTTTGCTGCTTGCAGGATCCAACCTACCAAGCATTGATTGGGG TGAGCCGGTAGAtttgttgaaagtgaaacttCCAGCCAAATCCTCTCTCGTTCTATCATCTAAGCCTAAGGTTGAACCTGTGGACGGAGGAGGAGCATCTGCAATATCACCTATCAAAATAGTTTTAGCTGTATGTCTTATAATTGTATTTCACCTTCTGTAA